The DNA window CATCATAATAAAACTTATGCTTTGACTCATCATTGAAATTAGAATACATAAATGCAGGCCCAAAGAAACTGATATTATCTTTTGTACTTACATTTGCAGAAACAACTTGTCCATTATTATCCAGCACAGAGATTCTTCCATTACTTGAGGCACTGTAATTAGAATATTTTATTCCCAAATTTATATTCCCTTTCACATTGTAGTAGGCTGAAATATCGAAATTCACACCGCTCTTTAAGCCTTTAATATAATTTTTTGTATCTCGTGAAATATTTGTTGGGGTCTTAGCAACTCTCCATGCGTATCCAACCGAAGGAAGAATTTAAATTTTTTGCTGTGCCAGAGATAACATAGAAATAAAAAACATCCCTAATAATGTAATTTTTTTTATCATTTATTTTAATATTTCGGCAAAAATAATGTTTTTGTCAAACTAAACAATTAAAATTTAAAACGGCGGTTTTCTTTTTTATCTGCTATTTTCTTTTTAGTATCAAGCCTTTTCTGCTTTTGCCCTTTTGACGGCTTTGTTGCTACTCTTTTCTTAGGAATTATTAAAGCTTTATTTACAATTTCTAGAATTTTTTCAATAGCTTTATTTTTATTCATTAGCTGGGCTCTGCTCTCAGAGACCGTTAAGAATAAAAAGCCCTCTGCATTGATCCTATTTTTTAATTTATTTTGAATTAAAACCTTTTCATTCTCATCAAAAAATCCAGAGTCATCAACATGCCAAAGTACAGTAACAGCGGTTTCAACTTTGTTTACATTTTGCCCTCCTGCGCCACTGCTTCGGGAAGTTTTAAAATTAAGTTCTTTGGAAAAGTCTTTCATGATTATGGATTAGGAAATTAAGGGTTATAAACTATCGCTTATTTTTTTGTATAGCTCAATACGACTAACCTTTCCGTTTGGAGTTCTCGGTATTTGCTGAGTAAAAATAATCTTTTTGGGTTTATGAAAGTTTTTTTCAAACGGGATATTTGATATCGTTCTTATGATTTCATCTGATTCTTCACCTTCAATTACTAAAATGAGTTTCTGTCCTAAAAGTTCATCTGCTGCTCCCATAAATACCACTTCATTCGGAATTTCCTTTTTCACCAAAGCTTCCAGTTCTTCAGGAAATATTTTTGCTCCACCAGTGTTGATAACATGATCAATTCTCCCCAAAAATTTAAACTGATTTCTATTCCTAACATCAACTAAATCGTTAGTTTGTAAAATCTCACCATTCACATTAGGTGCGAAAATTTTCAGACATCCTCTTTCATCTGTAGAGATGGTAACATGTTCAAAGGCAGTGAAATAATCTTCCTTTTGTGGTGCCAATTGTTTTAAAGCAATATGTGAAAGGGTTTCAGACATTCCATATGTTTCAAATATATGGGTTGTAAGATGTGAGATTCTTTTCTTTAAACTTTCTGATACTGATGCTCCACCAATGATTAAGTTTCTAACTAAATGTAGCTTATCCACTGAATTTTCAACCTGTAATGGAGTCATGGCACAAAAGTCGATTTCTGTTTCAAGATTCTTAAGCGGTTGTAAAGATGGTTCAGCAATTATTAACTTCATCTTTCTTTCAAATGAGCGTACAATCATCATCTTCCCGGAAATGTATTCTGTTGGTAAGCACAACAAAGCTATATCTCCCGTTTTCAAATGTAAGAAGTTACAGGTCATCATTGCGGAATTCAGCATTTTGTCCTTTTCAATTTCAAAAACCTTTGGAACTCCGGTGGACCCCGATGTTTGCACCGCCACCGTTTTTGAATCATCCAACCATTTTTCTAAAAAAAAAATCACTTTTCTTTCAAATTCAGTCTGTGAATGTAAATTATTAGTTTTGAGATTATTGAAGTCTATCACCATGTTTGTTGTAAATAAAAAGTGATGTAAATGTAAAAAAAAGTTTAAAAAGTTCTTGTATGTATAGAAAAAAGCTTTAAATTTGCATCACCAAAATAAAACAGACTCATAGTGTAACGGTAGCACTCCGGTTTTTGGTACCGTCAGTCGGGGTTCGAATCCCTGTGGGTCTACAAACCATCCTTTTTAAGGGTGGTTTTTGTTTTTCATATGGTTTGCTTTAATTTCATTAATAAATAATCTAATTCAAAAAAGATCTTTCAATAACAGACTAAAATACAATTTGTTATTATTTTATATTGATCAACAAAGAGAATTTTCGCCAAAGATTTTTGCATATAAGGAAAAAATTTATAAATTTGCACCACCAAAAAATAACGCAGACTCATAGTGTAACGGTAGCACTCCGGTTTTTGGTACCGTCAGTCGGGGTTCGAATCCCTGTGGGTCTACAAACCATCCTTTTTAAGGGTGGTTTTTTATTATACTTGCTATTATATCATCAGAAATCATTCTTGACATTCAAAAATAAAAAGTATGACTGGTAAACCAGCCATACCTATATTAAAAACGGTACGTTTTTCACTCGATCACTTTACTATCTTATGAAAGAGCAATTATAGTAAAAACACGAAAATTACAATCTTGAATTAAATTTGATTTGTCCACTTATATCTCTTGAAAAATGATTCATATCACCAGGTCCATTAAGATAATTATAGATAATTCCTTTATCATAATAATTATCTGCAGAACGATACTGATAATTTCCATTAAACCCATTATTGTTAATAGTCGTTGATTTCACTCCTGTTGGCCATGTATCTTTTTCATAAATAACATAATTCAGTGCATCTCCTTGCCACCCGCCAACATTTCCTGGTCCTGGATCCCAAGATCCTGCATATCCACAAACAACATATAATGCTATATTAGGAATCATATATCTTGTGAACTTCTTTACAAACACCTCACCATTCGGATTATTGGTCCACATAATACGAGATAAAGAAGAGTTACAAGGATTTACACTATTGGGTGTATTCCATCCGGTATAGGTTTTAGTCCAGATATCACTTTTCCCGGCCAGGAATGATTCATTATGTTTTCTTATGGTCATATATTCAAAATAAGGCCAATAATGAATTCCGTTCTGGCAACGATCGTCTGGAGGAGGGGGAGGACCTGCAGGATCGGGTTGCTGAGTACGTTGAACATTTTCCTTAGGCAATATTGATAAATCTATCGTATCAACAAAAGTTTCATTTAAAGAGAAAATCCATACTTCTTCATTATTAACAGTGTCTTCATCAATCATTTTTACAAACTCCCAATCTCCAGCAGCATTTAGCTTATATGCTCTTACCGATGTCTGTGTTTCATCACCTGTGTGAAAAGCTACTAAAATTGGATTTGTTGTTCCTATATTACCCGCAGATTTTAGGCCACTATAGTTATAAATAAAGATTTGCGGAAAATATTTATTTCCTTCCAAATCATTGAAAGCCATAAGACTGTTTTTAAATTCATCACTATTATTTAAAGCTGGAATATTTTTGTAAAAAACATCAACTAATGCATTATCATCACCATCAATGTTTTTCTCTAATTCAGTGTATATGACGTGCCTTGATTCATCATTGTTCTGAGCTTCCAAAACGATGGCTTTAGCTGAATTCATTAAGATAGATTCCAAAAAACTCCTTTTGTCATCTAGAGACATGTTTGGTAAATCAGCTTTCATAGCTGTTGGATTTGCTTTTAGATTTGCTGCGGGAGGATCTGGGTCATTATTACAGGATGAAATAATAAGCCCCACCAATACTAAGGATAAAGTAATTTTTTTCATGGCTTTTGAATTTGGTTTAAAGATTCCTTACTTCTTTTTAAGGTTGTTTTTCAGAATTAGTTCCAACCATTAGAGCTATACAAACACTGCTTTTGTTCTATAAAGCAGATATATTCAGCACTTAATTCAACAAATTTTGAATTAATAAATCATATAACAAACCTGGATTTAGCAAGTGTAGAAGATTATCAATTAAGTGTAGCACTTTAGATTGTTTCTGTAATCTGCCTGATTAAAAACAATAAAAAACCTTGACCAAATTCTGATCAAGGTTATTACTTTTATTTTTGTATTATTATTTGAGAAGACTTCCAGCTGGCTGCTGTTGAGTAACACAATGTACCATTCCTCCATTTTCATATAGATTTCTTACATCAATCCCTATTACTTTTCTACCCGGATATTGCTCCTGAATAATTTTATTAGCAACTGCATCATTCGGATCTCCATAGTTAGGAACAAGAACGACATTATTTGCCACATAATAATTTACATACGAACCTTTCTCTTCCAACTGTTTTCCATAAGCCGTTTTTACTTTATTTTTTGTAGCAGGCACATAGATTTTTTTATATTCTTTTCCATTAATGTTTGCCGCAGTATAAAGTGTATTGATATCTTTATCAGAAAGTCCCATATCTGATAAATCTTCTTCATCCATGGTAATCATGGTATTATGATTGATGAATTTCATAAATCCATCAATATGCATATCAGTAACATCCAAACCTGTAACACCATCCAACCAGATCACTTTTGACACTCCATAATAGGTTTCAAACATCTCCTCAGCTTCTTGCTGGGTGATTCCTTTTGTTCTTGTAGCTCCACTTTTCTGACTGATCACTGAACTTTTACACGCCATCAAAACTCCATTTCCATCAGTTTCTACAGCACCACCTTCATTAACCATTTCTTCATTTAAATCAATAACCTTGATACCAAGATCTTTTCCAATACGCTGTGGAATTTGATCACAGTTTTCGGAGTCAAATTTATCCCCCCAACCGTTAAACCCCCAATCTTCAATCAAAAGACGGCCTTGATCATCTTTTACGAAAATAGGTCCGTTATCTCTTATCCATACATCATCAGTAGGATAAATTTTAAAATCAATATTCTTTAACGAAACCTTATTTTGTTCCAATAGGCTAATGATCCTTTTTTTCTCTTTTTCATCATAAGCAATAATGTGCACTTTCTCATTATTCTGTAGCGCTTTGGTCATATCGATCCAGGTCTGTTCTACTCTTTCCCTGTATGTTTTTCCATGTTGATAATGATGTGGCCACTGAAGCCAGGTTCCTTCGTGAGGTGATGATTCTTCAGGGAAATGATAATTCTGTGACATACAAAATATTGAACCTAATGTTAAAAAAAACGTGAAAAATTTATTATTCATAATATTAAAATTTCTTTCCTATAAAAATTCCAAAATCAGCCTCCGTTTCAAAATTATTCCCAGTCTGAGAAATAGTACTACCTAAACCAAATTGCAGCTTTTTTCTGGTCTCTAGTCCCAGTCTGATTATCTGGCCACTACCCTGATGTTGTTTAAAACTAAAATCAGATTCCATAATCAGCATACTGTACAAATTAAAGTGTTCATTAATTTTAGGAGTGTATTCAATTAATGTGTAAAGTCCAAATCCCATTTCTTCACTATCAAAAGAATAAGTTAAGGCTGGAAATAAATTAATTCCAAAATCACCTTTTTCTTTGATAAATGCAAAGCCTGCAGATGGCATAATATCTTCATTAGAAATATAAACCCCCGCAGAAATTCCCCAGTTTTGACTTATATAATAATTGAGGTTTTGATATACTTCCGCATTCAGTTTTTTAGATTCATATCTATAAGAAATCGTTCCTGAAGCAAAATAGTTCCACTTTGATTTAAAATCTTTATCATAGATTCCTAAAACTTCCGATTCTTTAGTTCCTGCATATCCCTGTATAGAAATTTGAGCAGTCACTTCATATGAAAATAGCAGTAAAAGAGGAAATAATATTCTTTTCATTAATCTTGTCTTCTAAATTTTTAAAATAAATTTCTGTTGTTATAGATATTTACTTTTGCAAAATTAGATCATCAGAAAAACAAAAATTGTCCTAAAAGGACAATCTTATGAGTATACAGGAAAATAAACATGAGTAATATTCTCTCCATTTTGAGAATGCATATATTCTTCAATTACCTCTGAATGATCAAGCATTAAAGAAGATTCACCCAACCAAAATCGATAAAAAAGACGATAGGTTTCCAGGATATTTTCAAAATCTCCGTAATGGGTAAATTTTATATATTTTCCACCAAAAATTTCCTTTTTTTGAAACCCTGAAATACTCGAAGAGATTTCACTTATTGCTACTCCATATCTGCAGTGTGAACCACTTGTGATAAGTGGCTGATCACTAATAATCCCATAGGAAGAAATGGAAATACCATTTTCATTTTCAATTGTTTCCCATAGATCATTAATCTCCCGATTATTATAATCTTTGGCTTTAATAAATTTACAATAAACTAAAATTGAATCTTTGTATTTTATTTCATACTGAAAATCAGCTTTGTCATTCTCTATAAATTTATTAAACATATCCTGTTTATTTTTTCTCGCCAATGCCGGTGAAATATGATACTGTTGTTTAAATGCTTTTGAAAAAGACTGAATGTTAAAATAACCAACCTGCCATGAAATATCAGAGACCTTATCTGTTGTATAGATTAGTTTTTTATAGGCATTCTCCAGACGTAGTCGTTTTTGGAATCCGGAAATAGTTTCATTAAAAATTTTAAAAAATATCCGTTGAAAATTTCGATAAGAATAATGGGACATATTCTCAATTTCATAAGCCGTAATTTCTCTGTCAAAATTTTCTTCGATATGATCAACAATCTTCTGGATTTCACTAAAACTTATAAGCATGATCCTACATTTTACAAATTACCATGACTATACAATTTATTCATAAGTATATTAGACTATTAAAGATACAGCATTTTAGGTTATTTTTACTGAGCACAAAAAAAAGGATAAATCAACATCTATCCTTTGTATTGTTTTCATTAAGCCTATCTCTGCATTTTATAAATTTTCGTTCTTTATAAAACGTTCGGCAATTGTATCATAATTGACAAGATCATTCTTCACTGGAAGCATTTTAGAAAAAGAGTCATCATTGATTCTCCATTTATTCTTTATTCCCAAATAATAGATTGCACCAGGATCCTTCTGATCTGCCCAATGTTCTATTTGAGTGAGCTTGGTGTACCCTTTTTTCTTAACCGTAAATCTAAAATCAATCTCGCCTTTTTCAGATTTATTCAGTTTTGAAAAAAAATATCCTTTATCGTCTGTAGAAGCAATAACATTATTATTTTCATCTACAATTGTAGCTCCCATTACCGGTTGCTTTGTTTTAGAATCAATAATAATTCCTGCAATATGAATTTCTCTTGAATTTTCTTGAATTTGGGCATACATAGTAGAAAAAAATGCAGCTACGAAGATCATTAAAAAACCTAGAATTCCTGTTCGTTTTTTCATTTATTAATTATTTAGTTTTAGGTTTATACAATTTATACATTACAAATAAGAAGGTTAACCAAATCGGAATTAAAATTACCTGTATCTCCATTCCTGTGATACACATAAGTACTAAAATTATCAATAAAAAAACAATACAGATATAATTAGAGACAGGATAAAATATAGATGGAAATAGTGTTCTAACTCCATCTTTTATTTTGCTTTTTCTGAATTTTAAATGGGTATAGCATATCATCAACCAGTTGATAATAAGTGTAGATACCACCAAGGCCATTAAATATTCAAAAGCCTTTTCAGGAACTAATTTATTAATGATGATACAGATACCCGCAAAACAAGAGGACACGATAATCGCATTGGTAGGTACGTGATTTTTATTAAGTTTCATTAAGCCTTTGGGAGCGTTTCCTTGCTGAGCCAATCCAAAAAGCATTCGACTATTGCTGTAAACACTACTGTTATAAACTGACAGAGCTGCTGTTAGAACAATTAAATTAAGAATATTTGCAATCAATGAATTGAATTGAATCACTTTCCCAAAAATGGTAAATTCAAGTCCGTTTAGATTTTGAAAAACCATCACGAAAGGGCTTGATCCCTCTGTAATATCTCTCCATGGGCTTAATGCAAATAAAATAACCAAAGCCCCAACATAGAAAATTAAAATCCTATAAATTACCTGATTGGTCGCTTTTGGTATTGTTTTTTCGGGGTTTTTAGCTTCAGCAGCAGTAATCCCAATTAATTCTAATCCGCCAAAAGAAAACATAATCATAGCCATTGCTGCGAAAAGACCTGTATATCCGTTTTCATTTTTATTAAATAATCCTTTTGGGAAAAATCCGCCATCATTCCATAAATTCTGGATGCTCGCTTTCTCACCTCCGCTTCCACTTACCAATAAGTAAATACCAAAAACGATCATAGCAACGATAGCTACTACTTTGATAATTGAAAACCAAAATTCGGTTTCTCCATATACTTTTACAGAAGCGAGATTAAGCGCATTAATCAGCACAAAGAAAACTAAGCTTGAAACCCAGAGTGGAATTTCCGGCCACCAGAAATGAATATAGTGACCAATCGCTGTAAGCTCGGCCATACTCACCAAAATATAAAGAATCCAATAATTCCATCCTGAGGCAAAACCAGGGAAATTCCCCCAATATTTATAGGCAAAATAACTAAAGCTTCCTGATACAGGTTCCTGAACGACCATTTCACCAAGCTGACGCATAATAAAGAAGGCAATAATCCCAGCTAAAGCATATCCTAAAATAACAGATGGACCTGCTAAAACGGCAGCGGGACCGATTCCAAGAAACAGTCCTGTTCCAATAGCGCCACCTAAGGCGATTAATTGAATATGTCGGTTGGTTAGTCCTCTAACCAAAGAGGTATTTTGTTGTGGATTTTGTTCAGTTTTCTCTTCGTGGTTCATAGAATGAATTATTCGCTAAATATATAAAAACTTCACAGAAATTCCCTTCTATAAACAAAGTTCAACGTTCAATTTATTAAACACTCAAGAATTTAGCTAAAATTAGAAAAGTAGAATAATTATAGAAAATTAAATATATTCTTCAGGAATCGGAATATTATTTTGTTTCATATAGTGAATAAGATCATGGTATTTATCTTCATAATCTGTTATTCCACATCGATGAGAAATGCTGCAAATATCTGAGGGCTTAATTTCCAGGATATTTGAAATTTTACTTAAAATATCGAGATTGATCTTTACTTTAGAATTCTCAATATCAGAATAGGCTTTTTGTGAAATCCCCATTTCAAAAGCCATATATTCCTGTGTAAAATCTTTACTTCGTCGAACTTTTCTTATATTTTGACCACATATTTTCATCGTATTTGTTTTAGTAGTTTTTGGTATGGTTTAGAAGGATATCTACTAGCCTCTAACAAAGTTAATAAATACCTTTGGCAAAACATTATACACGTTACATGATATTTATTTCCTAATCAGATTTAGCCTTAAAAACATCAGTATAAAGCTAAATGGTAATAAATATTAATTCTGTACAACAACTATTGGAATTATGGAGACGCAAAAATTTAATTATGACAATAATATTGTCAGAGCATTTCTCTATGCTACTATTGTATTTGGCCTGGTTGGTTTTTTACTTGGTCTTACTGCAGCATTAATGCTCTTCTACCCGGAGTTACCCGAATTTTTATTCGGAACTGATGATACAACGATCCAAAGTTTAAGAAGTGGAAATATCCAGGGATTAATAAACACACAGGGAGCAATGGGATTCGGAAGAATCCGAATGCTTCATACAAGTGCTGTTATTTTTGCTTTTGTCTGTAATTCATTTTTCTGTGGTGCCTATTATAGCATGCAGCGATTATTAAAAACAAGAATGTATAGTGATACCTTGTCATGGATCCACTTCTGGTCATGGCAGATCATGATTATCAGCGTTGTTATAACTTTCTTAATGGGAATTAATACTTCAAAAGAATATGCTGAACACGAATGGCCAATTGATATTTTAATTGCTTTCTCGTGGATCATCTTTGGTATTAATATGTTTGGAACGATTGCCAGAAGAAGGGTCAGACATCTGTATGTTGCCATCTGGTTTTATATTGCAACCTGGATTGCTGTAGCCATGCTTCATATTTTTAATAATCTTGAAGTTCCATTATCATTTACGAGCTGGAAATCCTATTCTGTATATGCGGGAGTAAAAGATGCTCTTGTGCAATGGTGGTATGGTCATAATGCAGTTGCATTTGTACTGACAACTCCGGTATTGGGTTTGATGTATTACTTTATGCCAAAAGCGGCACAGCGTCCTGTATTTTCTTACAAATTATCTATTATCCATTTTTGGTCGCTGATATTCGTATACCTTTGGGCAGGTCCGCATCACCTTCAGTATACAGCGCTTCCGGCATGG is part of the Chryseobacterium paludis genome and encodes:
- a CDS encoding helix-turn-helix domain-containing protein, which translates into the protein MKICGQNIRKVRRSKDFTQEYMAFEMGISQKAYSDIENSKVKINLDILSKISNILEIKPSDICSISHRCGITDYEDKYHDLIHYMKQNNIPIPEEYI
- a CDS encoding AraC family transcriptional regulator, translated to MLISFSEIQKIVDHIEENFDREITAYEIENMSHYSYRNFQRIFFKIFNETISGFQKRLRLENAYKKLIYTTDKVSDISWQVGYFNIQSFSKAFKQQYHISPALARKNKQDMFNKFIENDKADFQYEIKYKDSILVYCKFIKAKDYNNREINDLWETIENENGISISSYGIISDQPLITSGSHCRYGVAISEISSSISGFQKKEIFGGKYIKFTHYGDFENILETYRLFYRFWLGESSLMLDHSEVIEEYMHSQNGENITHVYFPVYS
- a CDS encoding AMP-binding protein, giving the protein MVIDFNNLKTNNLHSQTEFERKVIFFLEKWLDDSKTVAVQTSGSTGVPKVFEIEKDKMLNSAMMTCNFLHLKTGDIALLCLPTEYISGKMMIVRSFERKMKLIIAEPSLQPLKNLETEIDFCAMTPLQVENSVDKLHLVRNLIIGGASVSESLKKRISHLTTHIFETYGMSETLSHIALKQLAPQKEDYFTAFEHVTISTDERGCLKIFAPNVNGEILQTNDLVDVRNRNQFKFLGRIDHVINTGGAKIFPEELEALVKKEIPNEVVFMGAADELLGQKLILVIEGEESDEIIRTISNIPFEKNFHKPKKIIFTQQIPRTPNGKVSRIELYKKISDSL
- a CDS encoding agmatine deiminase family protein, which translates into the protein MSQNYHFPEESSPHEGTWLQWPHHYQHGKTYRERVEQTWIDMTKALQNNEKVHIIAYDEKEKKRIISLLEQNKVSLKNIDFKIYPTDDVWIRDNGPIFVKDDQGRLLIEDWGFNGWGDKFDSENCDQIPQRIGKDLGIKVIDLNEEMVNEGGAVETDGNGVLMACKSSVISQKSGATRTKGITQQEAEEMFETYYGVSKVIWLDGVTGLDVTDMHIDGFMKFINHNTMITMDEEDLSDMGLSDKDINTLYTAANINGKEYKKIYVPATKNKVKTAYGKQLEEKGSYVNYYVANNVVLVPNYGDPNDAVANKIIQEQYPGRKVIGIDVRNLYENGGMVHCVTQQQPAGSLLK
- the arfB gene encoding alternative ribosome rescue aminoacyl-tRNA hydrolase ArfB — translated: MKDFSKELNFKTSRSSGAGGQNVNKVETAVTVLWHVDDSGFFDENEKVLIQNKLKNRINAEGFLFLTVSESRAQLMNKNKAIEKILEIVNKALIIPKKRVATKPSKGQKQKRLDTKKKIADKKENRRFKF
- a CDS encoding carboxypeptidase-like regulatory domain-containing protein, translated to MKKRTGILGFLMIFVAAFFSTMYAQIQENSREIHIAGIIIDSKTKQPVMGATIVDENNNVIASTDDKGYFFSKLNKSEKGEIDFRFTVKKKGYTKLTQIEHWADQKDPGAIYYLGIKNKWRINDDSFSKMLPVKNDLVNYDTIAERFIKNENL
- a CDS encoding amino acid permease; this translates as MNHEEKTEQNPQQNTSLVRGLTNRHIQLIALGGAIGTGLFLGIGPAAVLAGPSVILGYALAGIIAFFIMRQLGEMVVQEPVSGSFSYFAYKYWGNFPGFASGWNYWILYILVSMAELTAIGHYIHFWWPEIPLWVSSLVFFVLINALNLASVKVYGETEFWFSIIKVVAIVAMIVFGIYLLVSGSGGEKASIQNLWNDGGFFPKGLFNKNENGYTGLFAAMAMIMFSFGGLELIGITAAEAKNPEKTIPKATNQVIYRILIFYVGALVILFALSPWRDITEGSSPFVMVFQNLNGLEFTIFGKVIQFNSLIANILNLIVLTAALSVYNSSVYSNSRMLFGLAQQGNAPKGLMKLNKNHVPTNAIIVSSCFAGICIIINKLVPEKAFEYLMALVVSTLIINWLMICYTHLKFRKSKIKDGVRTLFPSIFYPVSNYICIVFLLIILVLMCITGMEIQVILIPIWLTFLFVMYKLYKPKTK